A region of Macaca thibetana thibetana isolate TM-01 chromosome 20, ASM2454274v1, whole genome shotgun sequence DNA encodes the following proteins:
- the LOC126943927 gene encoding metallothionein-1A-like gives MDPNCSCATGGSCTCSGSCKCKKCKCTSCKKSRCSCCPVSCARCAQGCVCKGASEKCSC, from the exons ATGGACCCCAACTGCTCCTGTGCCACTG gtggctcctgcacctgctctgGCTCCTGCAAGTGCAAGAAGTGCAAATGCACCTCCTGCAAGAAGA gCCGCTGCTCCTGCTGCCCCGTGAGCTGTGCCAGGTGTGCCCAGGGCTGTGTCTGTAAAGGGGCATCAGAGAAGTGCAGCTGCTGA
- the LOC126943921 gene encoding metallothionein-2-like: MDPSCSCSAGDSCTCADSCKCKECKCTSCKKSCCSCCPVGCAKCAQGCICKGALDKCSCCA; this comes from the exons ATGGACCCCAGCTGCTCCTGCTCCGCTG GTGACTCCTGCACCTGCGCCGACTCCTGCAAGTGCAAAGAGTGCAAATGCACCTCCTGCAAGAAGA gctgctgctcctgctgccctgtgggcTGTGCCAAGTGTGCCCAGGGCTGCATCTGCAAAGGGGCCTTGGACAAGTGCAGCTGCTGTGCCTGA
- the LOC126943922 gene encoding metallothionein-1E-like produces MDPNCSCATGVSCACAGSCKCKECKCTSCKKSCCSCCPMGCAKCAQGCVCKGTSEKCSCCA; encoded by the exons ATGGACCCCAACTGCTCCTGCGCCACTG GTGTCTCCTGCGCCTGCGCTGGCTCCTGCAAGTGCAAAGAGTGTAAATGCACCTCCTGCAAGAAGA gctgctgctcctgctgccccATGGGCTGTGCCAAGTGTGCCCAGGGCTGTGTCTGCAAAGGGACGTCGGAGAAGTGCAGCTGCTGTGCCTGA
- the LOC126943923 gene encoding metallothionein-1E-like, producing MDPNCSCATGISCTCAGSCKCKECKCTSCKKSCCSCCPVGCAKCAQGCVCKGTSEKCSCCA from the exons ATGGACCCCAACTGCTCCTGCGCCACTG GTATCTCCTGCACCTGCGCCGGCTCCTGCAAGTGCAAAGAGTGCAAATGCACCTCCTGCAAGAAGA gctgctgctcctgctgccccGTGGGCTGTGCCAAGTGTGCCCAGGGCTGTGTCTGCAAAGGGACGTCGGAGAAGTGCAGCTGCTGTGCCTGA
- the LOC126943917 gene encoding metallothionein-1F-like: MDPSCSCAAGVSCACAGSCKCKECKCTSCKKSCCSCCPLGCAKCAQGCICKGASEKCSCCA, from the exons ATGGACCCCAGCTGTTCCTGCGCCGCTG GTGTCTCCTGCGCCTGCGCTGGCTCCTGTAAGTGCAAAGAGTGCAAATGCACCTCCTGCAAGAAGA gctgctgctcctgctgccccCTGGGCTGTGCCAAGTGTGCCCAGGGCTGTATCTGCAAAGGGGCGTCAGAGAAGTGCAGCTGCTGCGCCTGA